CGGAACTGCCACTTTAATGCCTTCTGGAGTTTCATCCCGATTGGCTTTGTATTCCTCGTACATTTCCACACGATCTGCGCTACCGCCTTTATCAAAACAAACCGCCAAATGGTCTGGTCGCTCACGTTTTATAACATCTAAAAGGGAATTCATAAAACCCATAATAGCAGAGGTATCTGTACCTTTGGAATTGATTCGTGGATTTTTTATAAATGCATAATAGCCGCGGAAAATAAGGGCGTAAGCATCAACTAGAAAAAGACGTTTTTGATCTGACATGAGTACGATTTAAATTGAAATTAAAACAGCGTCTTGAGCGCAGTCGAAAGGTTTCTGTTAGCATAAATAAGCCGACAAAACATTCCGAATTCGCTCTAAAAGACAAGCGCATCAAATCTACAAAAACTTATGCTTTTTTGGGTGGCATTTCATTTTCTATTTGTAATTTCCCACAGTTAAAAAACACAGAGATGAAAACATTTTCAATAGCCATTCATGGTGGTGCAGGAACCTTGGTAAAAGGCATGATGACGCCCGAGTTAGAATTGCAATACAAACAAGCCTTAAAAGCGGCTTTAGATGCTGGATATACCATTTTAGAAACCGGTGGAACAGCGGTGAATGCTGTGGAAGAAGCGGTTATGGTTTTGGAAAATTCGCCATTATTCAATGCGGGAAAAGGCAGCGTTTTTACAGCTGAAGAAACCCACGAAATGGATGCCTGTATTATGGATGGGAACACCTTAAATGCTGGAGCGGTAAGTTTAATTTCAGGAATAAAAAACCCCATTACCCTTGCAAAAGATGTCATGGAAAAAAGTGAACATGTGTTTTTAGCTGGCGAAGGCGCTATGCGTTTTGCCAAAGAGTTGGATTATAAATTAGAAGATGCGACCTATTTTTATGATGATTTTAGACATAAACAATGGTTAGAAATAAAAGATACAGATAGTTTTCAGTTGGATCACGCCAAAAAGAAAGATTCAAAATTTGGAACTGTTGGAGCAGTAGCTTGCGATCAAGATGGGAACATTGCAGCGGCAACATCTACAGGAGGCATGACCAATAAAAAATGGGGTCGCGTTGGCGATAGCCCTATGGTTGGTGCTGGAAATTATGCTAATAATAAAACCTGTGCTATTTCATGTACAGGAAGTGGTGAGTTTTTTATTCGCGGTGTTGTAGCTTATGATGTGGCTTGTTTAATAGAACATAAAAATATGAGTTTGCAGGATGCAGCGCATGAAGTCATCAACAAACGTATTTTAGAAATTGGTGGTGATGGCGGATTAATTGCTGTAGATACCAAGGGAAATATTGCGATGCCATTTAATACAGAAGGCATGTATCGTGGGCAAAAAACCTCGTTAGGTGTTCATGAGATTTCTATTTATAAATAAAATTCCTGCGCAGGCAGGAATCTTGTATTTACTAAAACAGTATTTAAATCAAAACACCCGTATTACATCAAGCAAACGGGTCGCGCTGTATTTAAGAAACATACATTGTTATTCCTTTTTGGGCGTTACCTAAAGGTCGCGCTTTCCGCTATATCTTTTTTTCGTATCTCAAAAAAGGATGCCGCTTCAATCGCTAACGCAGTAAGTTAGAATAAACCTAATAATTTATAGGCATTGAAAATCGAGATTCCTCCTTGCGCAGGAATTTATTTAAATAAAATCAGCTTCTATAGGTAATACCGTTACTTTATGATTGGTAATATCATATTGATCACCATTGGCTAAAATGTGAAGGGTTAAATTTGCCATGGTCATTGGTGTGCCTTCTTCCAATACACGTTGATTGTTGAGGGTGAGTGTTTTGCCATCAAAAACAATAACCATTCCGGAACCAATAACGGTACAGTTCTCACCATTTTTTATAATCATACCCGTATCTTCCGCTAAACCAAAGCCTGTTTTTTCAGGGAATTTAGCAATAGCCTCCGTGATACGGCCAAAACGTCCGCGTTGAATAAAATGCGTGTCAATTACTAATTCGGGAATTAAACCTAATCCTTTGCGCATTTTTACGGCGCCTTTTACAAATGATTTTGCAGCACTTCCTCCAGCAATCATTTCTTCAGACATGGCCATGGCGCCTGCACTCGTTCCCGCTATAACAAAGCCTTCGTCATTTTTATAACGTTCCATTAAAATAGTATGGATGGTTGAGCCACCAATGTATTTCGCTATTTTTGATTGATCACCGCCCGAAAACATGATACAGTCGGCAGTCTTAATATGATCAATAAAATCGGCTCTTTCAGAATCTGCTTGAGATCTAATATCTAGCACTGTAACATTTCGGCAGCCTAAAGTTGCAAAAGCTGTTAAATAGTTTTCACCCACTTCCACAGGAATACTAGATGCGGTTGGGATCACAATTATTTTAGCTTGCTTCCCTCCAGCTTCATACACCACGTGAGCTAAAATTCCTTCCTCAACGTAATCTAATCTATGGATTTCATCATCTTCAAACCCCTTATCTTCATTTCCACCAATGGGAATTAGTGTTCCTTTTATTTGTTGCATGCCTATTAATTTGTCGTTATAATATGATTATACAAAATCAGATTACAAAACTAAACTTATTTAGTTAAAAAATTATATATTTATCACTATTCATTTTCCCAACCTAAATAACACTTTACATGAAAATAAGAGAAATCAATGCCATGAGAGGGCCAAATTATTGGTCTATACGTCGTCATAAATTAATAGTTATGGTTTTGGACCTTCAAGAAATGGAGGAAAGGCCATCTAATAAAATTGATGGATTTTATGAGCGACTAACAGCAATGTTTCCTACTATGTATGAGCATCGGTGTTCGGTTGGTGAAGCGGGCGGCTTTTTTCAACGTGTAAAGGATGGTACATGGATGGGTCATATTATAGAACATATTGCTCTTGAAATTCAAACACTTGCAGGTATGGATGTAGGTTTTGGTAGAACGCGCGGTTATGGTGAAGATGGTGTTTATAGTGTCGTTTTTGCCTATATGGAGGAATCTGTGGGACGCTATGCAGCAAAAGTTTCTGTAGATATTTGCGAAGCTTTAATTGCTGGCGAAGACTATGATATGACAGATGATATTCAACATATGCGTGAATTGCGTGAAAGTGATAGATTAGGTCCAAGTACTGGATCCATTGTTGAAGAAGCCGAAGCACGTGGTATTCCATGGATTCGCATGAATAAATATTCATTATGTCAATTGGGTTATGGCGCCAATCAAAAACGGATTCAGGCAACAGTAACATCTGAAACGAGTAGTATTGGTGTGGAATTGGCATGTGATAAGGAAGACACCAAATTCCTTTTAGAACAAGCCGAAGTAGAAGTGCCGCGTGGTGATATTATTCGTCGTGAACGCAGTTTGGAAGACGCTTGCAATTATGTTGGTTATCCTTTGGTTATTAAGCCTATTGATGGTAACCATGGTCGCGGAATAACAGTGGATATAAGAAATTATGATGATGCATTAGTGGCTTTTCATCATGCAAAAGAAAGCTCCAAAAGTGGGGCGATTATCGTAGAAAAATTTATAATTGGAGAGGATTATCGATTATTAGTCATCAATAATAAATTAGTGGCAGCCGCTAAACGAACGCCTGCACATGTAATTGGAGATGGAAAATCAACCGTTCAAGAGTTGGTAGATATCGTTAATTCAGATCCAAGACGAGGGTATGGTCATGAAAATGTATTGACGCAAATTACTATAAACGATTTAACCAAAAACATAATTAAAGATGCTGGTTACACAGTAGATTCCGTGCTCCCTAAAGATGAAATGCTCATTTTAAAAGATACGGCTAATTTAAGTACTGGCGGCACTGCGGAAGATGTCACCGATATTGTGCATCCTGCAAATGTGAGTATGGCTGAACGTATTTCAAAAATAATAGATTTAGATATTTGTGGTATTGATGTCATGACAACAGATATTACTCAACCACTTTCAGAAACCGGAGGTGCTGTTTTAGAAGTTAATGCAGGACCAGGATTTAGAATGCATTTGGCGCCAACCAAAGGTTTGCCACGAAATGTTGCCGGTCATGTAATTGATAAATTGTTCCCTAATCCAGGTGATACTGGACGAATTCCAATTGTTGCTATTACAGGAACAAATGGTAAAACGACCACCACACGATTAATGGCGCATATTGCAAAAATGAAAGGTTATCGCGTTGGTTATACTACTAGTGATGGTGTGTACATTCAAAACCGATTACTCATGACAGGCGATTGTACAGGGCCTGCGAGTGCCGAATTTGTATTGAAAGATCCTACAGTAAACTTTGCTGTTTTAGAATGTGCAAGAGGTGGTTTATTGCGTGCTGGACTCGGTTTTAAAAAATGTAATGTGGGTATTGTTACCAATGTGGCCGCTGATCATTTAGGCCTAAAAGGTATTCATACAATTGAGCAATTAGCGAAAGCCAAAGGCGTTATTCCAGAAACCGTTTTGCCAGATGGTTATGCTATTTTAAATGCGGATGATGATTTGGTTTACGATATGCGTCGTTCCGTAAATTGTCATGTAGCCTTGTTTTCCATGGATGAAAATAATCCACGCATAAAAGCTATGCAACGCTTAAATGGTATTACGGCCATATATGAAGATGGTTATGTAACTATTTGTCGTGGCGAATGGAAAATGCGCATCATGAAAGCGGAGAATATTCCATTAACCTATGGCGGAAAAGCACCATTTATGATTCAGAATGTGTTAGCTGCTATTTTGGCTGCACACGTTCAAGGAATTAGTATTGAAGATATGAAAGCTGGTTTAGAAACCTTTATACCTTCAGCAACACAAACACCAGGTCGTCTGAATTTATTCGAATTTAAAAACTTTACTATTTTGTTAGATTATGCTCATAATCCAGCAGGTATGTTGGCTTTAAAGAAATTTACAGATACTATGGAATGTTCTGTAAAAGTGGGCATTATTGCCGGCGTAGGTGATAGGCGTGATGAAGATACAAACCAAATTGGCAGTATTGCGGCAGAGATGTTTGATGAAATTATCATCCGTCAGGATAAACGATTACGTGGAAGAACGGAAGAAGAGCTTATTAATTTATTAAATGAAGGTATTCAATCCAAAGATCCTAATAAGAAGACAACCATAATTCCTTCAGAAAAAGAAGCGATAACCTTTGCCGTTAATAATGCGGTTAAAGATTCCTTAATTATATTATGTAGCGATGTCATTCCAGATGCTTTGGAACTCGTTCAGAAATTTAAAGAACAAGATACCAAAGGCGAACCCTTTAATGCCGATTAATAATTATATGAGTCAAGAAAATCCTTTTTTAGAATTATTTCAAAAGCAAAAAGTACATCAATTTAAAATTGGCAATACATCTCATAAAGAACGTATTGCCAAATTGAAGCGTTTACAAAATGCGTTAGAAAAAACGTATAAACAAGACATTCGCGAAGCACTGTATCAAGATTTTAAAAAGCCGCATTTGGAAACCGATTTAACCGAAATTTATCCTGTTGTAGATGAAATAAAATTTGCCATTTCCAATTTGAAATCTTGGTTAAAACATGAAAAAGTAGCCACACCTGTATCATTGTTGGGAAGTAGCTCCTATATTGTTAATGAGCCAAAAGGTGTGTGTTTAATTATTTCCCCTTGGAATTACCCTATTAATTTAACGTTTGCCCCTTTGGTTTCGGCCATTGCTGGAGGCAATACAGTTATTTTAAAACCATCTGAAATGACGCCAAATACGTCAAAATTAATGTCGAAAATAGTGTCCGATGTATTTGAAGAAAATGAAATTGCCTTGGTTGAAGGTGAAGTAGAAACAGCTTCTGCTTTATTAGAACTGCCTTTTAATCATATATTCTTCACCGGTTCGCCAGCGGTGGGAAAAATTGTAATGAAAGCGGCGTCTAAAAACTTAACGTCTGTAACTTTAGAATTAGGTGGGAAATCGCCAGCTATCATTGATGATTCTTCTAATTTAGAAAAAGCCGTTCAAAAAATCGTTTACGGTAAATGTACCAATGCAGGGCAAACTTGTATTGCACCAGATTATGTGTTAATCCAAGAGTCACTTAAACCAGATTTTATAAAATTATTCAAAAAAGAAATTCAAGCTTTTTATTCCGAGAATCCTGAAAGTTCAGATTCTTACAGCCGGATTGTAAACAGTAAACATTTTGAACGTTTAACCAACAGCTTGGAAGATGCGAAACAAAAAGGAAGTGTTATTGAATCGGGCGGCAGAACAAATGCATCAGACTGTTATATTGAGCCAACATTAGTAAGTGGACTTCCAGAAGATGCCACGTTGATGCAGGAAGAAATTTTCGGACCTATTTTACCACTAAAAACCTATAAAACCATCGAGGAAGCGGTTGATTATGTAAATTCAAACGAAAAACCTTTGGCGCTTTATATATTTAGTAAAAAAAATAAAGTAGTTGATTATGTTATTCAAAACACACGAGCCGGAAGCACCTGTGTCAATCATAATTTGTTGCAGTTTTTAAATCATAATTTACCCTTTGGAGGTTCCAATAATAGTGGGATTGGAAAAAGCCATGGTATTTTCGGGTTTCGCGAATTTACCAATCAACGATCCGTTTTAAAACAACATACTATTGGTGCTGTGGATTTGCTGATGCCACCTTATACTAACTGGAAACAAAAGTTGGTGGATTTAACCATTAAGTGGTTTTAATTGTCATTGCGAGGACGAAGGACGTGGCAATCTTAAGTGGCAATGAAAAATTAGTGGAATATTAATTTTTCACATCATTTTACGTGTTTTGAACGAAAAGCTCTAAATACTCTAGATTACTATTCTTTCAAAAAATAATCCGACTGAATCTGCTCATTCACACCATCTTGAAATTTGGTCATACTAAACCATTGGTGAATGGAATAACTGCCTGTTTCGCCTTGCTTGTTAACAGCAATATAGCCGACTTGAAAATTCTTATAATCGCTATTGGGTTTTTTTACAATCCGTTTAATGGCTTCTTCACAGGCTTCTTGTGGTGATTTGCCTTGGCGCATCAATTCAACCACCAAAAAGCTGCCAACAGTTTTTACCACTTCTTCACCTAAACCTGTAGCCACACAACCACCAATCTCATTATCGATAAACAAACCAGAGCCAATAATTGGGCTATCACCAACGCGTCCAGCCATTTTATAAGCCAAACCA
Above is a window of Bizionia sp. M204 DNA encoding:
- the cphA gene encoding cyanophycin synthetase; protein product: MKIREINAMRGPNYWSIRRHKLIVMVLDLQEMEERPSNKIDGFYERLTAMFPTMYEHRCSVGEAGGFFQRVKDGTWMGHIIEHIALEIQTLAGMDVGFGRTRGYGEDGVYSVVFAYMEESVGRYAAKVSVDICEALIAGEDYDMTDDIQHMRELRESDRLGPSTGSIVEEAEARGIPWIRMNKYSLCQLGYGANQKRIQATVTSETSSIGVELACDKEDTKFLLEQAEVEVPRGDIIRRERSLEDACNYVGYPLVIKPIDGNHGRGITVDIRNYDDALVAFHHAKESSKSGAIIVEKFIIGEDYRLLVINNKLVAAAKRTPAHVIGDGKSTVQELVDIVNSDPRRGYGHENVLTQITINDLTKNIIKDAGYTVDSVLPKDEMLILKDTANLSTGGTAEDVTDIVHPANVSMAERISKIIDLDICGIDVMTTDITQPLSETGGAVLEVNAGPGFRMHLAPTKGLPRNVAGHVIDKLFPNPGDTGRIPIVAITGTNGKTTTTRLMAHIAKMKGYRVGYTTSDGVYIQNRLLMTGDCTGPASAEFVLKDPTVNFAVLECARGGLLRAGLGFKKCNVGIVTNVAADHLGLKGIHTIEQLAKAKGVIPETVLPDGYAILNADDDLVYDMRRSVNCHVALFSMDENNPRIKAMQRLNGITAIYEDGYVTICRGEWKMRIMKAENIPLTYGGKAPFMIQNVLAAILAAHVQGISIEDMKAGLETFIPSATQTPGRLNLFEFKNFTILLDYAHNPAGMLALKKFTDTMECSVKVGIIAGVGDRRDEDTNQIGSIAAEMFDEIIIRQDKRLRGRTEEELINLLNEGIQSKDPNKKTTIIPSEKEAITFAVNNAVKDSLIILCSDVIPDALELVQKFKEQDTKGEPFNAD
- a CDS encoding aldehyde dehydrogenase family protein, which codes for MSQENPFLELFQKQKVHQFKIGNTSHKERIAKLKRLQNALEKTYKQDIREALYQDFKKPHLETDLTEIYPVVDEIKFAISNLKSWLKHEKVATPVSLLGSSSYIVNEPKGVCLIISPWNYPINLTFAPLVSAIAGGNTVILKPSEMTPNTSKLMSKIVSDVFEENEIALVEGEVETASALLELPFNHIFFTGSPAVGKIVMKAASKNLTSVTLELGGKSPAIIDDSSNLEKAVQKIVYGKCTNAGQTCIAPDYVLIQESLKPDFIKLFKKEIQAFYSENPESSDSYSRIVNSKHFERLTNSLEDAKQKGSVIESGGRTNASDCYIEPTLVSGLPEDATLMQEEIFGPILPLKTYKTIEEAVDYVNSNEKPLALYIFSKKNKVVDYVIQNTRAGSTCVNHNLLQFLNHNLPFGGSNNSGIGKSHGIFGFREFTNQRSVLKQHTIGAVDLLMPPYTNWKQKLVDLTIKWF
- a CDS encoding isoaspartyl peptidase/L-asparaginase family protein, translating into MKTFSIAIHGGAGTLVKGMMTPELELQYKQALKAALDAGYTILETGGTAVNAVEEAVMVLENSPLFNAGKGSVFTAEETHEMDACIMDGNTLNAGAVSLISGIKNPITLAKDVMEKSEHVFLAGEGAMRFAKELDYKLEDATYFYDDFRHKQWLEIKDTDSFQLDHAKKKDSKFGTVGAVACDQDGNIAAATSTGGMTNKKWGRVGDSPMVGAGNYANNKTCAISCTGSGEFFIRGVVAYDVACLIEHKNMSLQDAAHEVINKRILEIGGDGGLIAVDTKGNIAMPFNTEGMYRGQKTSLGVHEISIYK
- a CDS encoding cyanophycinase, with amino-acid sequence MQQIKGTLIPIGGNEDKGFEDDEIHRLDYVEEGILAHVVYEAGGKQAKIIVIPTASSIPVEVGENYLTAFATLGCRNVTVLDIRSQADSERADFIDHIKTADCIMFSGGDQSKIAKYIGGSTIHTILMERYKNDEGFVIAGTSAGAMAMSEEMIAGGSAAKSFVKGAVKMRKGLGLIPELVIDTHFIQRGRFGRITEAIAKFPEKTGFGLAEDTGMIIKNGENCTVIGSGMVIVFDGKTLTLNNQRVLEEGTPMTMANLTLHILANGDQYDITNHKVTVLPIEADFI